The proteins below are encoded in one region of Phaseolus vulgaris cultivar G19833 chromosome 1, P. vulgaris v2.0, whole genome shotgun sequence:
- the LOC137813359 gene encoding gibberellin 3-beta-dioxygenase 1-like: protein MATTLSEAYRDHPLHLHHIIPLDFSSLRTLPDSHAWPQTEDGHHHDDHDDDDHGGGSCIPIIDLMDPNAMELIGLACENWGAFQLKNHGIPLNVVEEVEKEAKKLFALPADRKLKALRSAAGATGYGRARISSFFPKHMWHEGFTIMGSPCDDAKKIWPNDHTRFCNIMENYQKQMKMLAEKLTQMMLRLLGICEDEKGWVGSRNLCEAVQLNFYPCCPEPNRAMGLAPHTDTSLLTILHQSQTNGLQIFKEGAGWVPVHPHPNTLVVHTGDILHILSNSRFPCALHRVMVNSERQRYSVAYFYGPPLDYVLSPLLLSSFPRFRSLSVKEYIAIKAKNLGQALSLITTIQN from the exons ATGGCCACTACTCTCTCTGAAGCCTATAGAGACCACCCTCTCCATCTCCATCATATCATCCCCTTAGACTTTTCTTCACTTAGAACCTTACCTGATTCCCATGCATGGCCTCAAACTGAAGATGGTCATCATCATGATGATCATGATGATGATGATCATGGAGGTGGATCATGCATACCCATCATTGACCTCATGGATCCTAATGCCATGGAACTCATAGGCCTTGCTTGTGAGAACTGGGGTGCCTTCCAACTGAAGAACCATGGCATACCCTTGAATGTTGTTGAAGAGGTTGAAAAAGAGGCAAAGAAGCTCTTTGCCCTCCCCGCCGACCGGAAGTTGAAGGCCCTACGATCCGCCGCTGGGGCCACCGGCTACGGCCGAGCACGGATATCATCCTTCTTCCCCAAACACATGTGGCATGAAGGATTCACCATCATGGGGTCTCCATGCGATGATGCCAAAAAGATTTGGCCTAATGACCATACACGGTTTTG CAACATAATGGAGAATTACCAGAAGCAAATGAAGATGCTAGCAGAGAAGCTAACCCAGATGATGTTGAGGTTGTTGGGGATCTGTGAGGATGAAAAGGGGTGGGTTGGTTCAAGGAACCTGTGTGAAGCTGTTCAGCTGAACTTCTACCCTTGTTGCCCAGAGCCTAACAGAGCCATGGGTCTTGCCCCTCACACAGACACTTCCCTCTTGACAATCCTCCACCAAAGCCAAACCAATGGACTCCAAATCTTCAAGGAGGGTGCAGGGTGGGTCCCTGTGCACCCTCACCCTAACACCCTTGTTGTTCACACCGGTGACATTCTCCACAtcttgtccaactcaaggttcCCTTGTGCACTGCATCGTGTCATGGTGAACAGTGAAAGGCAAAGATACTCTGTGGCCTATTTCTATGGCCCCCCTTTGGATTATGTACTTTCTCCATTGCTTCTCAGCTCCTTCCCTCGTTTTCGTTCTCTGTCTGTCAAGGAGTATATTGCCATCAAGGCCAAGAACCTTGGTCAAGCATTGTCTTTGATTACCACCATTCAAAACTAA